From the Kogia breviceps isolate mKogBre1 chromosome 10, mKogBre1 haplotype 1, whole genome shotgun sequence genome, the window gctgcttttttctccttttttgttctcAGGTCAATCTTGTTCTAATGTTACTCTTTGCCAGATACTGGGCTAGGCTCTTagatatattatctcatttaatcctcacacaagCCTAAAAAGCaggtactatttttattcttactCTAAAGTACCACCAGCTGTGGCTTAGAGAGGTGAATCCCCTGCCCAAGGTGGTAAAATTTATAAGTGGTGAAGCTGGGCGTCAAACCAGCTAAAAACTCTTGAGTTCTTCGTTACCATGCCAATGGTCTCACCAGCATTTTCGGTAAAGCATTTGAGGATGGAGTTGATTCCACTGAAAGGGAATCTATAGCTTTTACAGACATATTATGGGCATTCATCTTCACAAAGAGTCATTTCCCAAAGTGGATTCACCTATAATGCTTTTATAACTATTACAACCACCAACCACTTGCCCTAGATTGTTCTTAccgttgggggaggggaggtaatGGAACTATTTGAGAATTTTGAGTGAAACCCCGTGAATCCCAGGTACAGAGCCCCTGACTTTACACATCCTTCTGAAGTAGACACCCTCCTCCTTTCCATCCCTCCCACCTACGGTCATGCATGTGGTCAAGCTGATCATGGACTGCCTGGTGGCGACTCGAGGATGGATTCAGGAGCATCTTTGGGGAGAAGGGGATGCCGTTTCACAGACGTCTACCTGCCATAaatgccccccacacacacacacactcaggggAAGGACTCGGCCAAGCTTTCAATTGTAGAATTTCATCTTGGGTCTGGTTCTCAAACTCGTTTACATACCAGCACTCCTCTCAAAGTCTTACGAgtagttttaaatataaaagagaaaaacactccCTCTTCACATGCATACATTTAATAACGTGAAAGCTATGACAAAGAGGCAAAAATACTACACTTGTCGTCCCTTTTATTCCCTAATATTAGCATGGGCAATATTCTCTTCGGAGAATAAGGAGGGAAAGGGCCAAGTCTGATAAGAGAAACTCAACAATTGCCAGAACGTCAATGGAACATTTGAGAACTCCCTTCTCCCGGTGGCCTGGTGGCTCGTGAGTGTCCATATCTTGGAGTACTTTTGGCCGGTGCTTCACGAACAGACCACTGAACTGGCCTCACTTCCCCAAAGGAATTCATACAGAAGACTACGGGAAAGTGTCCTTTGTAGCCTTCTTTGTTTGGAACGatggaaaacataaaaaatgaaaagcattttCTCATGCCCAGAACACCACTGCAATAAGGATAATGACCCAAAGGAGTCTGGAGTTTGGATAGTGCTTTATACTCTTTCAAAGAATTTTCACATACGTTTTTTTCAATCAACTCATACGTCAACCTTTTGGTTTACAACTGAGAAAGTAGAAACCATAAGGATCTTGTCCAAGATCAGACAGCTAAGTAGTGGGACAACTGGGGCCCGCATCCAGTTTGCACAATTGGTCCAGCATTTTCATCAGGTCCCTAAATAGCTCTCCCTCCTATTGTCACAGTTTCCAACTTCTTCTCACCCTCCATATGCAGGTTGCTTGTCAGTTAACAACAATATCTAACTGAAGATACAGATTTCAAAAGGAGAAGGAGCACAGATCCTTCTTTGACGAGTacacacagatacaaaaataatCGTGACATTCTTCTCTATTGCTTCTTTATGGATGCCTCTCCCAGATAAAAAGGCCCTGTTGGGGACAGTTCATCGACCTGTTATCTCTGCGTACACATCATACTACTTGGTCATAGCGGGGCCTTCATGCCGGGAAACTATTTGCTAAAtatttccctctgtctctcagCTTAGCCTGTCACTTTCTCCCAGACATAAGACATCTGGGCTTAGACAAGAAAACACAGCAAATTCAGAGATGTTTTCCAGATGTGGAAGAGGACAGCTGCCCTCAAGGGTCTACACAGGGCCAACTCCAGGCATTCGTATATCCCAAGGTCCTTTTCCAACTGCATCTCACCGTAGCTTTTCTAAGACTGAAAAAAACTTGTCCAAGAGGTTGACCAGATAGCTGAATAAAACGCTAAGAAGGTCGTAAAGGAGCAGCACTGGAAAGCACCCTGTAGGCGGCCCCGTGCTCTGCGGTCATGTCACAGTTTTCAAGGCCCTGCTCACAAAAAGTGGGGTGCGATCCACTTTTGGACGTTTCAGTCAAGTGAAGGGCTTCACAGGAAGGATGGTGTCTTCAGCGTGGGGCTCAGGCTTCTCCTGTCCGGTGTGACGTGGACACACACCACGGAGCCTTCAACCTTGGAAAAACAATCTGCAGAAATCCTGCTCACACCAGTTCTGTTTTGTGAAGAGTCCAAATGCTTATCTGGGGGGATAACTGGGAGAAAAGTATGTTCCATGGCAGGTTTAAGAAAGTCTGGAAAAATACTCTGCTGTCGTGCaaacttctgaaaaagaaaatcaaagagatACGTTGAGAAGTGAATAATTGGAAAAATGCTTCAGCTGTCTCCTGGACTTAAGCTCCATTCATTAGGAGCTGACTGGACAGCTCATATGGGAGCCCTCGTGGTGCGGGCTACCTCACCCACTCTGCAGTGGGCTTGTGCTATCTCGCTGGTATCTCCAAACCTCAACCAGGAGTTAAAGACCGGGGCCATTTCCAGACCCTAACGTTAGGATTTCCTGCATGGAAAATCAGTGCCCAAAGAAACAGGCATTTGCCAACAAAAAACTAGAGTCACTCATTTTGGAAATTCGCCACCAGGTAATGCTAATTATCTTCTTATATGCAAATAACTCTAAAGACCAAGCTGTAAGTTCCCTGGCGGAAGGACATAGTTCTTATGCCTTTTAACATGCCCTCCAGTGCCTAGCATAATGCCTTATACACAGTAGGCGCTCAGGGGAGTCTTCTGATGGACTGACATCTAAACTAGCAACCAGAGAGATGAGTGTTTGGCCAGAGTCAAGCAAGTGAACAGAAGGGGCCCGTGAGTGACAAGAACCAGAGCTGGAATAGCTCCTGGGTGACCGATGTCCTGGTCCCCAAATAGCCAGCACTTCCTGATCCTGCTGAGACATATGGGACAGACCACTTCCTGGTGGGTCAGGCCCAGAGCTGGCCCTGCTCCCCTATGACCACTGTCAGCCCAGGTGACCAGCCACACACAGAGAGGCTTGGGGGGCAGGGAGTCTAGGCTGGAGTCTGCAGCCAATGGGTCAAGGGCATGTCAAGGAAACCCAAGTACTGGCCAGAAGTCCTCTACCCCAGGCTGCACCCTGTGTACCTCTGGCTTCTCTGGATTAATTCTTAAAAAGTGATATCTAAAATAGCAACCAGaagtaccaaaaaaacaaacaaaaaaaaggggtGGAAGTACCAAAATTATAAGAGGGAATCTCTAGGAGAAAAGAGTTCACGGGCCAACCAAGGAGATGGATCCATCACCAGGGTGGCCGGGCTTGCTCACCTGCCTACAGGAAGAACAGCACCTCGCCCGGATGGTGGACGGGCAGGGTCCAACTTTCTTCCACCGTTTCTACAAGGCCTGCTGGTGCTTTGGGAGGATCCTCTGGCGTTTCACAAACTTCCATCActgtcttatttcattttctcttcacaAGGCTCTGTGTGGAGCCACCAGATGGAAAACAAGCTGGGAGCTTcccagagagattcccacagtcTGGGGGCCTCAGTAAGGCCAGGGTTCTGCAAATAGGTCTCTTGCCATTATGACTCACACTGTCTACAAAACGCATTCGATTGGTAACCCAGGTGATCTTTTAATAATGAGAGATGTTTAAGAAAGATACTTACGCAAGTGAAAATGATGAGTGTCACGTAGAAAATGACCAGAGCCAACAGCAGGACAACCTCAGCTCTGTATTTCTTAAAAGTCTCTTCTTTGCGTCCCTTAGAGCATCCTTGAAAAAGAAATACGTAAAATATGAAGCCGTTGAACAGGGCTCTTCTACCAGGAGGAAAAAGCTAAGGATGTTTTGTTCTGGCTCTTTAAAGTCCTACTGGTCTCCGCTTCTTACCCTCACGTCTGTACCGTGGGAAGGACAGCGGTATTGACGGCGGCGACCGCAGCAGGCGTTCACACGCACCCTGTGCCTGGCTCCATGCAAAGGGGCTGACATCCAGCATCTCACTGAACCTTCAGGGGCAGGTCTGAGTGCCCCAGTTTACAGAAGAAGGAGCCAGGGCCCAGAGAGGCTGACGGATTAAGGCAGGTGGCAGAGCTGCCCTGCTATTACGGAACAAGTCGATGCGTCTTTGTAGACCTGTTAAAGCCCCTCCACCAAGGCTGACAGCCAAGGGGGGCTACGGAACAGCTCCCTGGGGGCTGCTAAAGGCTGTGGCCTCAGCCCCGGGAAGGGGGCAAGTGCAGGTGGAGGGAGGCCTTCAGCCCAGGAGGGGACAAGGCGGGGACAGCTTCTCCCCACTCAAGCACGACATCCAACGTGCAGCAAGGTTGCTCAGGGAGCTGGCTTGAGCACTGGGCCAGGAGCGGATGGGGTGAGGGTGACAGGAGGGGCTTCCGCCCTCAGGGCCACGGATGGGCCTCCAGACAGCTGTCGATCCCTGATACTCGATTCCAAATTTTGTGCAGTGGTCTGGGGATGGAttctcccagaggtctgtgaCCCCAGAAGAGAAGGGCTGAGAGCCACTGATGGTTctaacatttatcaagcattcagtccccccaccccaggcaccaGACTGAGCATTTCAGTGCGATATCTCATTCAACCTTCACCACAAGCTGGGTAGATAGATACCTGTTTTGTAGATAATATCAATAtgatgttatccccattttaaagatgagaaaaccaaggctcagaggttTCCCCAAGGCAAGACGCTAACGAGCAGCTGAGCTAGTATTTGAACCAGATCCAAGTGGCTCTAGTCTGACCACTCAACTTGTAGGCAGCACTGCCTTCGCAGAGGACAGGAAAGCAAGCCAGCTTCTCTCTAtccctttcctctctgctccccGCAGCACACGCCTGccccctctgccctccctgccAGGCTGCTCGCATTTCTCATTCGTGTGAATAATACTCGTACCACGGCAGGTACGGTAAATGCCATGAAGTCAAACGAAGCAGCGTCAAGGGCTAGAGACTGAGAAGGgtatagggtgtgtgtgtgtgtgagtgtgtgtgtgtgtgtgtgtgtgtgtaagacagTGAACCAAGTccgtagggtgtgtgtgtgtgtgtgtgtgtgtgtgtgtaagacagTGAACCAAGTccgtagggtgtgtgtgtgtgtgtgtgtgtaagacagTGAACCAAGTCCGAacgtgctctgtgtgtgtgtgtgtgtaagacagCGAACCAAATCCGAACACTGACCCCTAACCAGTGATTGCGTTCTTGTGAGTGTGGGAATATTATGTTGAGTCAGATTCCTTTCCGCTTCTCCATGGAAGGAGAAAGTAGCCATTGTACAAAGTCAGGGCCTCTGTAACAACATGTCTGTCATTTCAAGCCTCAGCCACTAACAAGAGTTGGGCCAAAGTCAAATTGTAAGGCGTATTTTAAGCTACATAAAGAAAAGTTATGGAAATAAGTCCAAGGAGATAATCCTTGTCTTTACACTTGATTCCTGGTCTTACTGCATAGAGCAAAAATGTGCCTTCTATCACGGGAACGCTATTTTCTTGCTGTACCCTTTTTCTTTGGCTTGAGTTGAGGTATTGGGACACTCGATTGCTGTAAAGTGGGAGAGGAATGCTGTTCTCATGTGAAAAAGGTGGAAACACGAAGCAGCTCCCTTCGGCCAGGTTAGAAAGCCCCCAATGAGCAGAATATTACACAGTTATCTGATATATTCGGGAGACTACCCAGTTTCTCTGTCTTCCAAAAATTAGACTTGGACACTTCCTATTGGCTCCGAAGGACTCTTAACATGAGTAAGAGTTGTTTGATTTAGTTGTCTCACTACATTTGGCACCCACCCCAGTCAGACTGGGGTAGATCTGTccttattaaaaagaaagtagagaaagTTATGACATCCTTGCAGCAGAATTTAGCTTTCAGCCACAGATATTATCCAAAGCTTCTGAATTACAGGGTAAACTTGGGTTGAGGGGATCAACTTTAGGACCTACAGAAAGTGCCCTGCATACTGTAAGAAGAGAACAGGCGCCGCAGATCACCTCACCTGTCACTTTCAAGATCGTGGTACCACTTAGGTTTCTCTGCCCTTCTGGATCCACCAGAGTGCACCTGTAGGTCCCCGAGTTGCAGCTAGTAGTGTTTTGGATCCTCAGGGAATACAGCCTTTCCCTGGGGGCCTCTGAAGAGGCCCTCTGCTGATAGTACTGCAGGTCCTCCTGGGGCACCTCCATCCTCTCTGCACTTCCATTTGTGAGCTGTTAAGAAACAATCATATACAGACTCAGAGAAGAGACATAGATAACAGACTtactggttgccaaggggggaggtgggtgggtgagggatggattgggagttcggggtcagcagatgcaaaccagtatatataggatggataaacaacaaggtcctactatatagagcagggaactatattcaatatcctgtgataaaccattatggaaaagatatgaaaaagaatatatatatatatgtataactgaatcacttttgctgtacagtagaaattaacacaacgttgtaaatcaactgtacttcaataaaataaatttaaaaaacaagaatcaAACCACATCATGCTCTACTGCCAGAACCTACAAGCACTGGCTCCACATCAAGCTTCTACCTCTTGTTTTCATAAAATCCATCCTCAGCTAATTGTTTTAAAACaagatactgtgtgtgtgtgtgtgtgtgtgtgtgtgtgtgtgtgtgtgtgtgtgtgtgtgtgtgtgacgtctgggggaggaggagagaatctAGGAGAATTCTTTAAGGCTCCGTCTTTTTTAGAATAAGATCAGGACTGCATTTTACGACTCTCTGTATCCCTACATGAAGGAAAGAGTGTTCCTGCTGATCATAACCGTATGTCACTGATGACTCTATGTGATGAAGCGTATGAATCACACTGAATCACGTTCTCTTGCTGGCTGTTCTCTATTCAATGCTCTCGTGTTTTCTTCAGACACCAACTCACCCACCGACTGATTCTTATTTTTGTAGCCCTGCCTTTTATTTGGAAACGTTTCTAAATCTGTTAAGGTCATTGCCAAACAACtcaacagaaaacacagagaGGCAGATGAGCAGTGCCTCTCATGAAGTCTCCCTGTTCTCCAGAGGCTGCGTGGCTGTGGGGTCACCTGTGACGCTGCAGGATGAACCACGCTCACGCCTCTGCTAAGGCAGGAAGACAGCAGACAACAGCGCCGCGTGCAGATTTTATGGGTCAGGTCACTTGGTAGTAATATCAAGATATACACGGAAGGGCAACTACGGCTTAAATCATCGTACCCAGGATGGACCAGCCCAACTGGGCTAGATGCCAAATTTAGCCAAACTAACCTGGCTGGTTTTCTTTCCCTGAACAGTCTTTGCAATTAAACTGGTGGGGTCTTTCCATCATCTCCTACTTCCACGATTAAGCACACGTCATGTTCACCATCAATTCCCTTTTTCCccagatatatttttaatgtgtctAAGTTAACTTGCTCGTTGATCCTCCACTGACATGTTTTAAAGCTTCTAAAACTCATTTACATAAACAGTAAAGCCAATCACCGTTTCCAGGGTGCAAGGGCAGCCCCGAGCCCTTTGCTGGGTGGCTGGGGAACGACAGGGAGCCTGGGATTCAGTGGCATTTCTTCCCTGTCCCCAGCGTAGTGGCCGCACCAAAGGGCCCCCTTAGGAAAAGACACCGCAGCCAGACACTGCTGCTGTCTTTGCCTGCACCTGCCGCTGTTTGATCTCCTGTCCTGGGAGCATCCTACAACTCCTCTCCTACTCTTCAAAAGGCAATCAGCACAGGGAAATAAATAACCAAGGAATGGGGGGAACACCCAGTGAGGCAGAGGCAGCCCAGGGCAGAagacatacatgcacatacacacacacaccctccttgGTTTCTGCTTCATTTATTAAGTCGGGGAATGCACCTTGAGGTCCACGGAAAGCTCAGATTCCAGCTTCCACGGCTCGGGCTCCTAATGGCATTCCTGTGGAGTGGCCTGCAGAGACATCTGGTGGCTGATTTATCGCTTCTGCAAGAAACCCTGCTTCATTCACTCCTAGCGCTGGGCTGAGAGACTAATAGCTTTTCTCAGGCGAGGTCTACGAACGTAAATCCCATTTCCTGACAGCCCTTGGGCTGAAAGGTTCCTTCCAAAATAATCAAGACTGGGGCATTTAGGTGTTCAAAAACAGAGCAAGGAAACAAGCAAACGAAAAAAGGGGGTGTGGTCAAGGAACCTTAGGTATCCAACCGATTTTAGAACACGTCTAAGTTTGACCAGTTTTCCCCTTTTCAAGTCTGATTAAACCCAAACTTGCAGCCTTATCACGTGCCTGcacctctcctcttctctgccGCCTGGCACAAGCGCTCCCTCCAACCAGAGCTTTTGATGGGTCAGGTGCCCAGGACCGTCCCGGGCCAACCGCTTCCAagactccctccctcacctcaccCCCCAAGGCCAGTTTGAACGAATTAACTCAGCTTAGTCTCTGCAGTCCCCAGGATGCTGTCTCAATCTGCTTTTCTTTCCTAAATTAACCTCCAAATGTGTTCAACTCAGATTTCTTTCCAATAGATTTCACTGGAATTCAGTTTCGTAGAAATCCCTGCATCCGAAAAGATGGAAGCTTGGCTGCAACAATCATTTTGAGATTTTCTACCTCAGATTTTCTCCTTAGGGTGGTCTTTTCTCCTATCCAGTGACCCCTCCCTCAACTCAAAAAGACCTATCTGAAAGCCaagatcaaaaaaaataaaataaaacgaaaacaaaaaactgagaaCCCCTCTGGAGCTGGTGGAAATATAAACTATTGTGCTTTATTTACATAAAGATGGCCTCTTTATCACGCTGGCTGCTGGGAACTGCTGAAGCAAGTACGTGGCGGTGATCAGAACTGACTGGCAGTGCCTTCTGCCTATTTGCAGAagagaattcattttaaaaatcagcagtaACAACAAAAAGTAGTTTATGTGATGGTCAGATTTCCACGGGTCTCTGATAAAACCTCCGGAGAGGTTATTTTACAACGGCAAAGCCAAGGCAGGGCGAAATCATAAGAATGAAAGTAAGAGGTAGGGGAAAGTCAAAACGAAGAACCCCAAAGCAGCCTGCAGAATTCTGATTTACTGAACCACCACAGCCATCAGTGGGATCGTGGCAAAATATCGCAACTCTCACGGGGTCATCTTCCAATGGCCCCTTCCTGGGTCTTCCTGAAAGACCCGGAGAACTGAGAGAGGTACTGGCTTAACCTGGGACCTCTTGCCAAAGTGATGAACAGCTCTCTGCGCCTGATAACTACCTGTAACGAAAGGAACCTTCTGTAACGCCACACAGTGCACATGGAAATAGTTCAGGACCTTCCTTCTAGCTTCAAGCTGCAGGTGTGCACACAGCCTATTCCCCCTTCGTTCTGCCTCTACAGCTGCAAAAATAGTTGTAGTTTCCATGTTAACGTCACATGCTCAAGATGCGAGTGGGGCGCTAGTAGTACCAAGAGACTTTACGCAGAGGTTCAAATCATCATCTTCAGAAGCACCGTGGCCACGCGGCCACCACCCCGCGCTGTCGGGTGAGCGAGCCGCGGCCCAAGCAGCGCTGCTCAACCACCGAAGGAATTTCAGGGGGAGGCACAGGGAATAACAGCAAATGGGCCACACCCTCAACTTCGCCTGGTTTTATGAATTCTTGTAAACAGCTGAGCTGGCTCAAAATCAACCGCTGGCACGAAGGACTCTCAACACTCCAAATCTAAAAGTGTTTCATTGCCTCTCTGCAAGAGCATTTTAGGAAATAGTCATTTATGACAAAAGGAACCCTCTGACTCATTCACAGCCGAGTGTAACGGACAGGAACTATTTAACGCACACTTTGCGACGCTCATGTTGCGGAGGGCTACACCACAGCACGCTGTGGGCAAATTAATTCCTCAAAACACTCAtccaaattatgtttttaaaatccacattccagggcttccctggtggcgcagtggctgagaatcggcctgccaatgcaggggacgcgggttcgtgccccggtccgggaggatcccacgtgccgcggagcggctgggcccgtgagccgtggccgctgcgcctgcgcgtccggagcctgtgctccgcaaccggcgagaccacagcagtgagaggcccgcgtaccgcaaaaaaaaaaaaaaaaaaaaaaaatcacattccatGCATTAACTCTTATGCTGACAAAATTTTATCTTTCCGATTGAattagaaaagg encodes:
- the CD83 gene encoding LOW QUALITY PROTEIN: CD83 antigen (The sequence of the model RefSeq protein was modified relative to this genomic sequence to represent the inferred CDS: inserted 2 bases in 1 codon), with translation MSRGLQLLLLSCACSLVPAAREVTVACSEDVDLPCPAPWDPQVPYAVFWAKLTNGSAERMEVPQEDLQYYQQRASSEAPRERLYSLRIQNTTSCNSGTYRCTLVDPEGQRNLSGTTILKVTGCSKGRKEETFKKYRAEVVLLLALVIFYVTLIIFTCKFARQQSIFPDFLKPAMEHTFLPVIPPDKHLXTLHKTELV